A DNA window from Lysobacterales bacterium contains the following coding sequences:
- a CDS encoding transposase has product MAIDLAKSVFQVAGEDERGTVVFEDRIKSRESFVEFLRTLKPPLVVLMETGPGAQSWARELQSHGIEVFVLPAQRVEEHRSGAKNDRKDTFAILRAGRDKSIHAVPVKSVERLTMQACIGCVRGTCRGVRRSAIRFAGCLPSMGWSSRAARWRWSFACGRCWRMRACPFPFGCAI; this is encoded by the coding sequence TTGGCGATCGATCTGGCGAAGAGCGTTTTCCAAGTGGCCGGCGAGGACGAGCGAGGCACTGTTGTTTTCGAGGACCGGATCAAGTCGCGCGAGTCGTTTGTCGAGTTCCTGAGGACGCTGAAACCGCCGTTGGTGGTGCTTATGGAGACCGGCCCTGGCGCGCAGTCATGGGCGCGTGAGTTGCAGTCACACGGCATCGAGGTTTTCGTACTACCCGCACAGCGAGTGGAGGAGCATCGCAGCGGCGCCAAGAACGACCGCAAGGACACTTTCGCGATCCTGCGTGCGGGGCGCGACAAATCGATCCACGCAGTTCCGGTCAAGTCGGTGGAGCGGCTGACGATGCAGGCCTGCATCGGGTGCGTTCGGGGTACGTGTCGCGGCGTACGGCGATCAGCAATCAGATTCGCGGGTTGCTTACCGAGCATGGGCTGGTCTTCGCGCGCGGCGAGATGGCGCTGGTCGTTCGCCTGCGGCAGGTGCTGGAGGATGCGAGCTTGCCCATTCCCTTTCGGCTGCGCGATCTGA
- a CDS encoding IS110 family transposase, giving the protein MPIPFRLRDLIADLWAEWECLGERMAALDAELQSVATTDPLTRRLMTVPGVGPMTATALVCKDLNPERFANARQFAAYFGVSGSAVRAEIQAVSRARMLEVSRFCWGSLWISRNFV; this is encoded by the coding sequence TTGCCCATTCCCTTTCGGCTGCGCGATCTGATTGCGGATCTGTGGGCGGAGTGGGAATGCTTGGGCGAACGCATGGCTGCGCTCGACGCGGAGTTGCAGAGCGTGGCAACAACCGATCCACTGACGCGGCGCCTGATGACGGTTCCTGGTGTAGGGCCGATGACTGCGACCGCATTGGTGTGCAAGGACTTGAATCCAGAACGCTTTGCCAATGCGCGACAATTTGCGGCGTATTTTGGCGTCTCAGGTTCCGCAGTTCGCGCTGAAATCCAGGCGGTTTCGAGGGCCAGAATGCTTGAAGTGTCGCGGTTTTGCTGGGGTTCGTTGTGGATAAGCCGAAATTTCGTGTAG
- a CDS encoding CSLREA domain-containing protein gives MKPLLASLFQPARHGLHALLVAALVASGPTLAATILVNSAGDDNINGDGACSLREAVENANYDYCARIDCVAGTVGMDVIEIAPGLGTMQLARGEIVIKRTLRIVGPPGRQEISGGNSSRIFHADFTLQTPGLAHELRFENLLLRDGRAIALPIGCGGAIRLHDANIIVTSRVIIDNLAFTENVAGDSAGRGGAVCAEDVDELTIRNSHFDSNRAYNTGAAGQYATGGAVWMLDGDSLRIEARSSRAMSPRQQRRGRRALGQNVSSFTLAHSTLRGSGTTLTPSASAVLLVRRRPELGQRQPAGQPRHPGWRRQPAARRLGVPRPRRQRRAFGLEHLVQEQPRYGTAAGQGAVPIRSAISGGVATGASAIRPW, from the coding sequence ATGAAGCCATTGCTCGCATCCCTGTTCCAGCCGGCCCGGCACGGTCTGCACGCTTTACTCGTGGCCGCTCTGGTTGCCTCGGGACCCACGCTCGCCGCCACCATCCTGGTGAACAGTGCCGGGGACGACAACATCAACGGCGACGGCGCGTGCTCGCTGCGCGAGGCGGTGGAAAATGCCAACTACGACTACTGCGCCAGGATCGACTGCGTCGCGGGCACGGTGGGCATGGACGTGATCGAGATCGCGCCCGGCCTCGGCACCATGCAGCTGGCGCGGGGCGAAATCGTGATCAAGCGCACCCTGCGCATCGTTGGCCCGCCAGGACGACAGGAGATCAGCGGCGGCAACAGCTCGCGCATCTTCCACGCCGACTTCACCTTGCAGACGCCGGGTCTCGCGCACGAGCTGCGTTTCGAGAACCTGTTGCTGCGCGACGGGCGCGCGATCGCGTTGCCGATCGGCTGCGGCGGGGCGATCCGGCTGCACGACGCGAACATCATCGTTACCAGCCGAGTGATCATCGACAACCTGGCCTTCACCGAGAACGTGGCTGGCGACAGCGCCGGTCGCGGCGGTGCGGTTTGCGCCGAAGACGTGGACGAACTCACCATCCGCAACTCGCACTTCGACAGCAACCGCGCTTACAACACTGGGGCCGCCGGCCAGTACGCGACCGGCGGTGCGGTGTGGATGCTCGACGGCGACAGCCTGCGCATCGAGGCTCGCAGTTCGAGGGCAATGTCGCCGAGGCAGCAACGCCGAGGCCGGCGCGCTCTGGGTCAGAACGTTAGCTCGTTCACGCTGGCGCACAGCACCCTGCGTGGCAGCGGCACCACCCTGACGCCGTCCGCGTCTGCCGTGCTCTTAGTACGACGTCGCCCAGAGCTGGGTCAGCGACAGCCTGCAGGACAGCCACGGCACCCGGGATGGCGCCGGCAACCCGCGGCACGACGCCTCGGTGTCCCGCGCCCCCGGCGGCAGCGGCGCGCTTTCGGTCTCGAACACCTGGTTCAAGAACAACCGCGGTACGGCACTGCGGCCGGGCAGGGAGCTGTACCTATCAGATCGGCGATCTCGGGTGGGGTGGCGACTGGCGCCTCGGCGATCCGACCGTGGTGA
- a CDS encoding right-handed parallel beta-helix repeat-containing protein, protein MRVHAGTYFETAPIDANAAGTSGMPIVVEPADGLRPVFDAIGMAPDSNFVRVGGSHYIFRGLEFRNARRTTFSVWGGQDITIEDCWSTTARGALYPGNGAVRIRFLDNRVWRNVQVNNPPVEGGGWPSAVNLSDDGDVVTGNRIFENFGEGIGLYGRHHAVRDNQVRDNWSIDIYVSNATDSTVERNTLLALGTPEFLRFGAAAIGINLANESASDPIQLDAIRIANNLIGGPRRRCLGQWNGYSGVPMHAVEIRANTLACAASDVAWHADAGDHGGSVFAGNLVWQRNPVQPVASVSGSSGISYDHNLWFGGNALPAAVQGAGDLLADPQLANADALDAEGFLPIASSPAVDAAVPASIAEDLHALPRPFGPAPDLGAIEYRPPLLRDGFE, encoded by the coding sequence GTGCGCGTGCACGCCGGGACCTATTTCGAGACCGCGCCGATCGACGCCAACGCTGCGGGTACCTCCGGCATGCCGATCGTGGTTGAGCCGGCGGATGGCCTGCGCCCGGTGTTCGACGCCATTGGCATGGCCCCCGACAGCAACTTCGTGCGCGTCGGCGGCAGCCACTACATCTTCCGCGGACTCGAGTTCCGCAACGCGCGGCGCACCACGTTCTCGGTCTGGGGCGGACAGGACATCACCATCGAGGACTGCTGGTCCACCACAGCGCGCGGCGCGCTGTATCCGGGCAATGGCGCGGTGCGCATTCGCTTCCTCGACAACCGCGTCTGGCGCAACGTGCAGGTCAACAACCCGCCGGTCGAAGGTGGCGGCTGGCCGTCGGCGGTGAACCTCAGCGATGACGGCGACGTGGTGACGGGCAACCGGATCTTCGAGAACTTCGGCGAAGGCATCGGCCTCTACGGCCGCCACCACGCGGTGCGCGACAACCAAGTGCGCGACAACTGGTCGATCGACATCTACGTCAGCAATGCCACCGACAGCACGGTCGAACGCAACACGCTGCTCGCGCTCGGCACTCCGGAGTTCCTGCGCTTCGGCGCCGCGGCGATCGGCATCAACCTGGCGAATGAGAGCGCCAGCGATCCGATCCAGCTCGACGCCATCCGCATCGCCAACAATCTGATCGGCGGACCGCGTCGTCGCTGTCTGGGTCAGTGGAACGGTTACTCCGGCGTGCCGATGCACGCCGTCGAAATCCGCGCCAACACCCTGGCCTGTGCCGCCAGCGACGTCGCCTGGCACGCCGACGCCGGCGACCACGGCGGCAGCGTGTTCGCCGGCAATCTGGTCTGGCAGCGCAACCCGGTGCAGCCGGTCGCCAGCGTCAGCGGCAGCAGTGGCATCAGCTACGACCACAACCTCTGGTTCGGCGGCAACGCCCTGCCGGCCGCAGTGCAGGGCGCGGGCGACTTGCTCGCCGATCCGCAGCTCGCCAACGCCGACGCGCTCGACGCCGAAGGCTTCCTGCCGATCGCGAGCTCACCCGCCGTCGATGCCGCCGTGCCCGCGAGCATCGCCGAAGACCTGCACGCCCTGCCGCGCCCGTTCGGCCCCGCGCCCGATCTCGGCGCCATCGAGTATCGACCGCCGTTACTGCGCGACGGCTTCGAATAG